The following are encoded together in the Natronincola ferrireducens genome:
- a CDS encoding MerR family transcriptional regulator, whose translation MINEIYSIKEIADITGYKPHVIRFYEKEFELDIPRNESNRRYFTYNELEQLRYIKTLQEKGLTNKQIKQVLKSPEVIINSSEDPVEETAVTQMTLEDIHHSVEKNNLLGQEEFHYLLKEIVTGLHKFNYKEDIEELSMKIDDLKAQLINQEKDVLICENAKLKMKIKEKSYEVAELKEKLKREEHKKVSIFAKLFGTK comes from the coding sequence GTGATCAATGAAATCTATTCTATAAAAGAAATAGCAGATATAACGGGGTATAAGCCTCATGTTATAAGATTTTATGAAAAAGAGTTTGAATTAGATATTCCTAGAAATGAAAGTAATAGAAGGTATTTCACCTATAATGAATTAGAACAGCTTAGATATATTAAAACCTTACAGGAAAAAGGATTAACAAACAAACAAATCAAGCAGGTATTAAAATCTCCAGAAGTAATTATAAATAGTAGTGAGGACCCTGTAGAAGAAACTGCTGTTACTCAAATGACTTTAGAGGATATCCATCATTCCGTGGAAAAAAACAATTTATTAGGGCAAGAGGAGTTTCACTATTTATTAAAAGAAATAGTGACAGGTCTTCATAAATTTAATTATAAAGAGGATATTGAAGAACTATCTATGAAAATAGACGACCTAAAGGCTCAGTTGATAAACCAGGAAAAGGATGTTTTAATATGTGAAAATGCAAAACTTAAAATGAAAATTAAAGAAAAATCCTATGAAGTAGCAGAATTAAAAGAAAAACTTAAAAGAGAAGAACATAAAAAGGTATCTATTTTTGCTAAACTATTTGGAACAAAATAA
- a CDS encoding M42 family metallopeptidase, producing the protein MLLKKLTSAFGISGNEGEVRRIIIDEIKNTSNHVKIDKMGNIFVEKKSFENRPHIVITAHMDEVGFMVKGIDDSGLIKITPVGGIDARILVSKIVIIGEKRIPGVIGAKAIHMQKPEERKKSLSIDDLYIDIGSKSKEETEKNISIGDYVAFHSEYIEFGTNRIKAKALDNRVGCHILIEILKQEMPINITGVFTVQEEIGLRGAEVAANQVDADLVIVLEGTTCSDVTGIEPHMQVTELDKGPAISIMDQTSIYQRKYIDSLIAIAKQYNIPWQRRKTTFGGNDAGRFHLAKTGLPCISIAVPCRYIHSPVSVLSKDDLSNTIQLVKKYIDEISKGGIL; encoded by the coding sequence ATGTTATTAAAAAAATTAACTAGTGCTTTTGGCATATCTGGCAATGAAGGAGAAGTTCGAAGAATTATAATAGATGAGATAAAAAATACTTCAAATCATGTAAAGATAGATAAAATGGGAAATATTTTTGTGGAAAAAAAATCTTTTGAAAACAGACCCCATATTGTCATTACAGCCCATATGGATGAAGTAGGGTTTATGGTGAAAGGAATAGATGACAGTGGTCTTATTAAGATTACTCCTGTAGGAGGAATTGATGCTAGAATTTTGGTTTCTAAGATTGTAATAATTGGCGAAAAAAGAATCCCAGGTGTAATTGGAGCGAAGGCCATTCATATGCAAAAGCCAGAAGAAAGAAAAAAATCACTGAGTATTGATGATTTATATATTGATATTGGCTCAAAAAGTAAAGAAGAGACAGAAAAAAATATTTCTATAGGAGATTATGTTGCTTTCCATAGCGAATATATAGAATTTGGAACCAATAGAATCAAAGCTAAGGCTCTAGATAATCGAGTAGGTTGTCATATTCTTATTGAAATTCTAAAGCAAGAAATGCCTATCAATATCACTGGGGTTTTTACAGTTCAAGAGGAAATTGGTCTCAGGGGAGCAGAGGTTGCAGCAAATCAAGTAGATGCTGATTTAGTTATCGTATTAGAAGGTACCACATGCTCAGATGTTACTGGGATTGAACCTCATATGCAAGTTACTGAACTGGATAAAGGACCTGCTATCTCTATTATGGATCAGACTTCGATCTATCAACGAAAATATATTGATTCTTTAATTGCTATTGCTAAGCAATATAATATACCATGGCAGCGCCGTAAAACAACATTCGGGGGAAATGATGCTGGTAGATTTCATTTGGCTAAAACAGGATTACCCTGCATATCAATAGCAGTTCCCTGTAGATATATTCATTCACCTGTTTCAGTTTTGAGCAAAGATGATTTAAGCAATACAATCCAACTTGTAAAAAAATATATTGATGAGATTAGTAAAGGAGGTATTCTATGA
- the mutL gene encoding DNA mismatch repair endonuclease MutL, translating into MINKIKMLNDLTINKIAAGEVVEAPYSVIKELTENAIDANSTNITVEIKEGGQKLIRVSDNGDGIYEEDVEAAFMRHATSKIIDLEDLNTILTLGFRGEALASIASVSQIEITTKPRNQSYGIYLEIEGGVVINKKQVGCSNGTTITVKNLFFNTPARFKFMKSPQAEATKISELITRLALSQAKIGFKYINNNNIMFTTSGDGHLKEAILSILDKDLFKSLIPIHNQKEPIKLQGYIGQPTYARGNRNYEIVFVNGRYIKSKLVYKAIEDGYKEKLPINKFPVCIMNIEISPQLIDVNIHPMKTEIKFHNQQMVYDLIYNTIRNTLVENTTVPFFSLSNRDKKNHHNPVNMPFSPNLQENKSTYNTHNNNEFTNKTESNQLFFEGYREQIDNNIFINNDMSENVIINEDHIQTEVTQENFLSSLLYNHKVIGQLFNTYIIVEKDCSMILIDQHAAHERIVYNQMLQDFKNNKVVTQRLLTPKVLELSPEDFLLAMENVNKFNSLGFGIEVFGHNTIIIREVPLIMGTPRNFDFFIDILDDFKNEKNHESYFYEKIIRKSCREAIKAMDKLNLQEINALIKDLCKVQPPLTCPHGRPIVLALSKYEIEKNFKRVQ; encoded by the coding sequence ATGATAAATAAAATTAAGATGTTAAACGACTTAACTATCAATAAAATAGCTGCCGGGGAAGTGGTAGAGGCCCCCTATTCAGTTATAAAAGAGTTGACAGAGAATGCCATTGATGCAAATTCCACCAATATTACTGTAGAAATAAAGGAAGGTGGACAAAAACTCATTAGAGTTAGCGATAATGGAGATGGGATATATGAAGAAGATGTTGAAGCTGCTTTTATGCGACATGCTACCTCTAAAATCATAGATTTAGAGGATTTAAATACTATCCTAACCTTAGGGTTTCGTGGCGAGGCATTAGCTAGCATAGCTTCTGTATCACAAATTGAAATAACTACAAAGCCTAGAAATCAATCCTACGGAATATATTTAGAGATTGAAGGTGGGGTTGTTATTAATAAAAAACAAGTAGGATGCTCTAATGGGACAACTATTACAGTGAAAAATTTGTTTTTCAATACTCCCGCTAGATTTAAATTTATGAAAAGTCCCCAAGCTGAGGCTACAAAAATAAGTGAATTAATAACTAGACTAGCCCTAAGTCAGGCAAAAATAGGCTTCAAGTACATTAACAATAATAATATTATGTTCACCACCTCTGGAGATGGTCATTTAAAGGAAGCTATATTATCAATTTTAGATAAAGATTTATTTAAAAGTCTTATACCCATTCATAATCAGAAGGAACCTATTAAATTACAGGGTTATATTGGTCAACCTACCTATGCTAGAGGGAATAGGAATTATGAGATTGTATTTGTTAATGGAAGATATATTAAGAGCAAGCTTGTTTATAAGGCTATTGAGGATGGATATAAAGAGAAGTTGCCTATAAATAAATTTCCTGTATGCATTATGAATATAGAAATTAGTCCACAGTTAATTGATGTTAATATTCACCCTATGAAGACAGAAATCAAGTTTCACAATCAACAGATGGTCTATGATTTAATTTATAATACTATACGAAATACTCTAGTGGAAAATACCACTGTTCCTTTTTTCTCATTATCAAATAGAGATAAAAAAAATCATCATAATCCAGTAAATATGCCTTTTAGTCCTAATCTTCAAGAGAATAAAAGTACGTATAATACACATAATAACAACGAATTTACCAATAAAACTGAAAGCAATCAATTGTTTTTTGAAGGCTATAGGGAGCAAATAGACAATAATATTTTCATTAATAACGATATGAGTGAAAATGTTATTATAAATGAAGACCATATCCAGACCGAAGTTACCCAAGAGAACTTTCTTAGCAGTTTACTTTATAATCATAAGGTTATAGGTCAGTTATTTAACACCTATATTATTGTTGAAAAGGATTGTTCTATGATTTTGATTGATCAACATGCTGCCCACGAAAGAATAGTTTATAATCAAATGCTACAGGATTTTAAAAACAACAAAGTAGTTACCCAAAGATTGTTGACACCTAAAGTGTTAGAACTATCCCCTGAGGATTTTCTATTAGCAATGGAAAATGTAAATAAGTTTAATAGTCTTGGCTTTGGTATAGAGGTTTTTGGCCATAATACTATTATTATTCGAGAGGTTCCTTTAATAATGGGCACACCAAGAAATTTTGATTTTTTTATTGATATTTTAGATGACTTTAAAAATGAAAAGAATCATGAATCATATTTTTATGAAAAAATTATACGAAAATCCTGTAGAGAAGCCATCAAGGCTATGGATAAATTAAATTTACAGGAAATTAATGCTTTAATTAAAGATTTATGTAAAGTACAGCCACCATTAACTTGCCCCCATGGACGACCTATCGTATTAGCCTTATCAAAATATGAAATAGAAAAAAACTTTAAAAGAGTTCAATAG
- a CDS encoding pyridoxal phosphate-dependent aminotransferase: MKLSKRITAMQESPIRKLVPYAQGAKANGKHVYHLNIGQPDIETPTSFMKSIKNFDEKVLAYSSSQGMPELIDAIINYYKKYDIHYEQDEILITNGGSEALLFAIIAIADANDEILVPEPFYTNYNGFSSAVDVKVSPITCKAEEGFHLPSKFEIEELINPRTKAILISNPGNPTGVVYTKEELKILAELAEEYNIFIIADEVYREFVYDGLHYTSFGNIEKIQDRVVIIDSVSKRYSACGARIGSIASKNKELIRQILKLCQGRLCVPTLEQIGSVELYKTPQEYFNEVNTEYQNRRDIVYNGLSEIPGVLCKKPTGAFYVVAKLPVDDAEKFAIWLLKDFDVDGETVMLAPAEGFYATPGLGKNEARIAYILNENDLKKAMNILKLALEKYPNTTLIPQSCC, from the coding sequence ATGAAATTATCAAAACGTATCACAGCAATGCAGGAATCACCTATTAGAAAGCTTGTACCCTATGCACAAGGGGCCAAGGCTAATGGAAAACATGTGTATCATTTGAACATCGGACAACCTGACATTGAAACTCCTACATCCTTTATGAAATCCATTAAAAATTTTGATGAAAAAGTATTAGCTTATTCATCATCACAAGGTATGCCTGAATTGATAGATGCCATTATTAACTACTATAAAAAATATGATATCCATTATGAGCAAGATGAGATTCTAATTACCAATGGGGGTTCTGAGGCTCTTTTATTTGCTATTATTGCTATAGCTGATGCTAACGATGAAATATTAGTACCTGAACCTTTCTATACCAACTATAATGGATTTAGCTCTGCTGTGGATGTAAAGGTATCTCCTATTACCTGTAAAGCAGAAGAAGGTTTTCATTTGCCCTCTAAATTTGAGATTGAGGAATTAATTAATCCTCGTACAAAGGCTATTTTAATTTCTAACCCTGGTAATCCTACTGGTGTAGTTTATACTAAAGAAGAACTTAAAATATTAGCTGAATTAGCTGAAGAGTATAACATATTTATCATTGCTGATGAAGTTTACAGAGAGTTTGTTTATGATGGATTACACTATACTAGTTTTGGAAACATCGAAAAAATACAAGATCGAGTAGTTATCATAGATAGTGTTTCAAAACGTTATAGTGCCTGTGGTGCAAGAATTGGTTCTATAGCTAGTAAAAATAAAGAGTTAATTAGGCAAATATTAAAGCTTTGCCAAGGAAGACTATGTGTACCTACTCTTGAGCAGATTGGTTCTGTTGAACTATATAAAACACCACAAGAATACTTCAATGAAGTAAATACAGAGTACCAAAACCGTAGAGATATCGTATATAATGGACTTAGTGAAATACCTGGTGTACTATGTAAAAAGCCAACAGGTGCATTTTATGTTGTTGCTAAACTACCAGTAGATGATGCAGAAAAATTTGCAATTTGGCTGTTAAAGGATTTTGATGTAGATGGTGAAACTGTTATGTTAGCACCAGCAGAAGGTTTTTATGCTACACCAGGCCTAGGTAAAAATGAAGCAAGAATTGCTTACATTTTAAATGAAAATGACCTAAAAAAAGCTATGAATATCTTGAAATTAGCTTTAGAAAAATATCCTAATACCACTCTAATACCACAAAGTTGTTGCTAA
- the uppS gene encoding polyprenyl diphosphate synthase: MRIPAHIGIIPDGNRRWAENKGLLKEEGYERGLKPGLDLFKLCEEIGIKEITYYGFTMDNTKRPSVQALAFTKACIEAVKLLCHEDASLLVLGNTDSKMFPKELKQYTKRQVFGKGTTKVNFLVNYGWHWDLSRSTDKALKNQNDLLKTLYSSDISRIDLIIRWGGRRRLSGFLPIQSVYSDFYIIDQYWPDFQSQHLYEALEWYNKQDITLGG; this comes from the coding sequence ATGAGAATTCCAGCACATATTGGTATTATTCCTGATGGGAATCGAAGGTGGGCAGAAAATAAAGGATTATTAAAGGAAGAGGGATATGAAAGAGGTTTAAAGCCAGGACTAGATCTATTTAAACTTTGTGAAGAAATAGGAATAAAAGAAATAACTTATTATGGATTTACAATGGATAACACCAAAAGACCATCAGTTCAAGCCCTAGCTTTCACCAAAGCTTGTATAGAAGCAGTAAAATTGCTTTGTCATGAGGATGCTTCCCTATTAGTATTAGGCAATACCGATTCAAAGATGTTCCCCAAGGAATTAAAACAATACACAAAACGACAAGTATTTGGCAAAGGTACTACTAAAGTCAACTTTTTAGTTAACTATGGATGGCATTGGGACTTATCAAGATCAACAGATAAAGCATTAAAAAATCAAAATGATTTATTAAAGACCTTATATTCATCAGATATATCAAGAATTGATCTAATTATTAGGTGGGGAGGAAGAAGACGATTGAGTGGATTTCTACCTATACAATCTGTATATTCAGATTTTTATATTATAGACCAGTACTGGCCAGATTTTCAATCCCAGCATTTATATGAGGCTTTGGAATGGTATAATAAACAAGATATCACATTAGGAGGATAA
- the miaB gene encoding tRNA (N6-isopentenyl adenosine(37)-C2)-methylthiotransferase MiaB, whose amino-acid sequence MKRQNNYEVHSIDLQNQQEIVEEIYCENKELYETTGKQKKVLIVTYGCQMNEHDSEKLLSMLKDMNYIETTKKEEADLIIYNTCCVRENAELKVYGNLGALKPLKKKNNDLIIAVCGCMMQQPKVVEEIKKKYQHVDLVFGTHNLHTFPELLANCKQANNMIVEVWEKEGDIIEGIPSIRKYDIKAFVNIMYGCNNFCTYCIVPYTRGRERSREVGDIVKEVTDLVENGTKEITLLGQNVNSYGKTLERRIEFADLLRELNRIKGLERIRFMTSHPKDLSAALITSIAELDKVCEHIHLPFQAGSNNVLKNMNRKYTKEGYLELVHKLKKAVPNIAMTTDIIVGFPGETEEDFKDTLDVVEKVRFDSAFTFLYSIREGTPAAKMDEQIDDKMKHERFNRLVAAVNRISGEINQDYMNKEVEVLVEGLSKTDSTKLMGRTRQNKLVNFPGDTSLIGQIVTVKITESKTFSLNGEVIDKTLDNN is encoded by the coding sequence TTGAAAAGACAAAATAACTATGAAGTACATTCCATTGACCTTCAGAACCAGCAAGAGATTGTGGAGGAAATTTACTGTGAAAACAAAGAATTATACGAAACAACTGGAAAGCAAAAGAAGGTATTAATTGTAACCTACGGTTGTCAAATGAATGAGCATGACTCAGAGAAGCTACTATCTATGTTAAAGGATATGAACTATATAGAAACTACTAAAAAAGAGGAAGCAGATTTAATTATATACAATACATGTTGTGTTAGAGAAAATGCTGAATTAAAAGTTTATGGGAATTTAGGGGCCCTAAAGCCCCTAAAGAAAAAGAATAATGATTTAATTATTGCTGTGTGTGGATGTATGATGCAGCAGCCTAAAGTTGTAGAAGAAATAAAAAAGAAATATCAGCACGTTGATTTAGTTTTTGGAACCCATAATCTCCATACATTCCCAGAACTTTTAGCCAATTGCAAACAGGCTAATAATATGATAGTAGAGGTTTGGGAAAAGGAGGGGGACATAATAGAAGGTATACCTTCTATTAGAAAATATGATATTAAAGCATTTGTAAATATTATGTATGGATGCAATAACTTCTGTACCTATTGTATTGTACCCTATACTCGAGGACGAGAGCGTAGTAGAGAAGTAGGAGATATCGTAAAGGAAGTCACTGATCTTGTGGAAAATGGGACAAAGGAAATTACATTACTAGGTCAAAATGTTAATTCCTATGGCAAAACCCTAGAAAGAAGAATTGAATTTGCTGACCTATTAAGAGAATTAAATAGAATAAAAGGTTTAGAAAGAATTAGGTTTATGACTTCTCATCCTAAGGATTTGTCTGCTGCACTAATTACTTCTATAGCTGAATTAGATAAGGTTTGTGAGCATATACACTTGCCATTCCAAGCTGGAAGCAACAATGTATTAAAAAATATGAATAGAAAATACACAAAAGAAGGTTATTTAGAGTTAGTTCACAAACTTAAAAAAGCCGTTCCTAACATAGCAATGACAACGGATATTATTGTAGGCTTCCCTGGAGAAACCGAAGAAGATTTTAAGGATACATTAGATGTTGTGGAAAAAGTTAGATTTGACTCAGCTTTTACATTTTTATATTCTATTCGTGAAGGTACTCCAGCTGCTAAAATGGATGAACAAATAGATGACAAAATGAAACATGAAAGATTTAATAGATTAGTAGCAGCAGTGAATCGTATCAGTGGAGAAATAAATCAAGATTATATGAATAAAGAAGTTGAAGTATTAGTAGAAGGGCTTAGTAAGACGGATTCAACTAAGTTAATGGGAAGAACAAGACAAAATAAGCTAGTTAATTTTCCCGGTGACACATCATTAATAGGACAAATAGTTACAGTGAAAATTACTGAATCAAAAACATTTTCATTAAATGGAGAAGTAATAGATAAGACTTTAGATAATAACTAA
- a CDS encoding M42 family metallopeptidase produces MMTNLNIDFLKKMLSTYSPAGNEVKIADLIREEIKELVDEITVDTLGNLIARKKGAGKKVMLAGHMDQIGLMVTYIDDEGFLRFTNVGGISPAITLSQRVIFENGTIGVIGSERLEDLKDLRLDKLFIDIGASSREEAEDKVKIGDIAVYCSEVVADEKKVISQALDDRIGCFVMIEALKRLSNTENDLYFVFTVQEEVGTRGAKTAAYGIEPDIAIAFDVTATGDTPKAKSMAVKLGKGPAIKVKDNSILCHPKVKNYMIDQAEKNNIPYQIEILEFGGTDAGAIHLTKSGVPSGVLSIPCRYLHSDCEMVFLSDVEEAIELTKNIVIHPIQLDE; encoded by the coding sequence ATGATGACAAACTTAAATATAGATTTTCTTAAAAAGATGCTATCTACCTATTCACCAGCAGGTAATGAGGTTAAAATAGCAGATCTTATTAGAGAAGAAATAAAAGAACTTGTTGATGAGATCACAGTAGATACACTGGGTAATTTAATTGCTAGAAAAAAAGGTGCTGGTAAAAAAGTGATGTTGGCAGGACATATGGATCAAATCGGTTTGATGGTAACCTATATTGATGATGAAGGATTCCTAAGGTTTACCAATGTAGGGGGCATTTCTCCAGCTATTACATTATCCCAAAGAGTTATTTTTGAAAATGGTACGATTGGAGTTATAGGAAGTGAAAGACTTGAAGATTTAAAGGATTTAAGACTGGATAAATTATTTATAGACATAGGTGCCTCTAGCAGGGAAGAAGCAGAAGACAAAGTGAAAATAGGAGATATTGCTGTTTACTGTAGTGAAGTCGTAGCTGATGAAAAAAAGGTAATATCTCAAGCATTAGATGATAGAATTGGATGCTTTGTGATGATAGAAGCACTGAAAAGGCTATCTAACACCGAAAATGATCTCTACTTTGTATTTACTGTTCAAGAAGAAGTGGGCACAAGGGGGGCAAAAACGGCTGCTTATGGAATAGAGCCAGATATCGCCATAGCTTTTGATGTTACAGCCACTGGAGATACACCAAAGGCAAAGTCCATGGCAGTGAAGTTAGGTAAAGGGCCTGCTATTAAGGTGAAGGATAATTCTATTTTATGTCATCCTAAAGTAAAAAACTATATGATAGATCAGGCAGAAAAAAATAATATACCTTATCAAATAGAGATTTTAGAATTTGGGGGAACAGATGCAGGTGCCATCCACTTAACTAAATCTGGTGTTCCTTCAGGTGTATTATCTATTCCCTGTAGATATTTGCACAGTGATTGTGAAATGGTTTTTCTATCTGATGTAGAGGAAGCAATAGAATTAACTAAAAATATAGTAATCCATCCTATTCAATTAGATGAATAA
- the mutS gene encoding DNA mismatch repair protein MutS — protein MSHLKEALQLRKLTPMMQQYTEIKNQYKDTLLLFRLGDFYELFFDDAVVASRELEIALTGRDCGLEERAPMCGVPHHSVHNYINRLIIKGYKVAICEQVEDPSEAKGIVKRDVVRVITPGTIIDTDLLEEKKNNYIMSIYWVDEGCGLTYADISTGELFSTEILQKGLEQNLQNEISKIQPKEIIYCIKDSNLKDVLLKYQGNFDLFASEYQDWKFEYHQAANQLKRHFDVLTLDGLGFTNNHLGIHSTGALIDYLQTTQKRALNHLNKINIYTLNKTMTLDLTTRKNLELTETLREKKKKGSLLWVLDKTMTSMGGRMIRKWIEEPLVDAVEINQRLEAVEALKNNTLIRQELKANLKNIYDLERLAGKIAYGSITPRDLIALRNSLNHVPNLKILLENIASPLLQSILISIDEHQDIKTLIEKAIQEDPAIALKEGNIIKTGYNHDVDELRRASIEGKSWISNLESQERECTGIKSLKVGYNKVFGYYIEVTKSNLHMVPKEYIRKQTLSNCERYITPALKEIEAKVLGAEEKVVLLEYQLFVNIRSIIEKDVPHIQQTAHAIAQLDALYSLAEVAYENGYTKPIVNDGNTINIHEGRHPVVEKILGINMFVANDTYLDEKNHEISVITGPNMAGKSTYMRQVALIVLMAQIGSFIPATQAEIGIVDRIFTRVGASDDLSQGQSTFMVEMSEMANILNNASSKSLLILDEIGRGTSTFDGLSIAWAVIEYISKLLKCKTLFSTHYHELTELEGKINGVKNYCISVKEEGESIVFLRKVIEGSADKSYGIQVAKLAGLPNDVIQRAQLILIDLEKNDMVKDNETIDNSNNNQNQQLNFDDFHREEILQEIKNINLLETTPLEAINMLYYLQKKANGI, from the coding sequence ATGAGTCATTTAAAGGAGGCGTTGCAATTGAGGAAACTAACCCCTATGATGCAACAGTATACAGAAATTAAAAATCAATATAAAGATACACTTTTATTATTTCGTCTAGGAGATTTTTATGAGTTATTTTTTGATGATGCTGTTGTAGCTTCTAGAGAACTGGAGATTGCCCTTACTGGAAGAGATTGTGGCCTAGAGGAACGAGCCCCCATGTGTGGGGTTCCCCACCACTCCGTTCATAATTATATTAATAGATTAATTATAAAAGGTTATAAAGTAGCCATATGCGAACAAGTAGAGGACCCTAGTGAAGCTAAAGGAATTGTTAAACGAGATGTTGTAAGGGTAATTACTCCTGGTACAATTATTGATACAGATTTACTGGAGGAAAAGAAAAATAATTATATTATGTCAATCTATTGGGTAGATGAAGGCTGTGGTCTAACCTATGCAGATATTTCTACCGGAGAATTATTTTCTACAGAAATTTTACAAAAAGGCTTAGAGCAGAATCTTCAAAATGAGATATCTAAAATACAGCCCAAAGAAATTATATATTGTATTAAAGATTCAAACCTAAAAGATGTCCTACTGAAATATCAAGGAAACTTTGATTTGTTTGCTAGTGAGTATCAGGATTGGAAATTTGAATACCATCAAGCTGCAAATCAATTAAAGCGTCATTTTGATGTGTTAACTTTGGATGGATTAGGATTTACTAATAATCATTTAGGCATTCATTCTACAGGTGCTTTGATTGATTACTTGCAGACTACTCAAAAAAGAGCCTTAAATCATTTAAATAAAATTAACATATATACCCTTAATAAAACAATGACCCTGGATTTAACCACTAGGAAAAATTTAGAACTTACGGAAACCCTCCGAGAAAAAAAGAAAAAAGGTTCCTTATTATGGGTGTTGGACAAAACCATGACTTCCATGGGGGGAAGAATGATTAGAAAGTGGATTGAAGAACCTCTAGTTGATGCTGTTGAAATTAATCAAAGATTAGAAGCGGTTGAAGCTCTGAAAAACAATACTTTAATAAGACAAGAACTAAAAGCCAATCTTAAAAACATTTATGACCTAGAGAGATTAGCAGGTAAAATAGCCTATGGTTCTATCACACCAAGAGATTTAATAGCCTTAAGAAATTCTCTAAATCATGTACCTAATCTTAAAATACTTTTAGAAAATATAGCCTCACCCCTCTTACAAAGTATCTTGATTTCTATAGATGAGCATCAGGATATTAAAACATTGATCGAAAAAGCAATTCAAGAGGATCCTGCCATAGCTCTAAAGGAAGGTAATATAATAAAAACTGGGTACAATCATGATGTAGATGAACTTAGGAGAGCCTCTATTGAAGGTAAGTCATGGATTAGCAATCTTGAATCCCAAGAGAGAGAATGTACAGGGATTAAGTCACTTAAGGTAGGATATAACAAGGTTTTTGGATACTATATAGAAGTAACAAAATCTAACCTTCATATGGTTCCTAAAGAATACATTAGAAAGCAAACCCTTTCAAATTGTGAAAGATATATTACCCCAGCATTGAAGGAAATAGAAGCAAAGGTTTTAGGAGCTGAAGAGAAAGTAGTGTTATTAGAATATCAGTTGTTTGTTAATATCCGAAGTATTATTGAAAAAGACGTTCCTCATATTCAGCAAACAGCCCATGCTATTGCTCAGCTGGATGCATTATATTCCTTAGCTGAGGTAGCTTATGAAAATGGGTATACTAAACCTATTGTAAATGATGGAAACACCATCAACATACATGAAGGAAGACACCCTGTAGTAGAAAAAATATTGGGGATTAATATGTTTGTAGCTAACGACACATATCTTGATGAAAAAAATCATGAAATCTCCGTCATTACAGGACCTAATATGGCAGGAAAATCAACCTATATGAGACAAGTAGCTCTCATTGTACTCATGGCTCAAATTGGCTCCTTTATTCCTGCTACCCAAGCTGAAATAGGAATAGTTGACCGTATATTTACAAGAGTTGGAGCTAGTGATGATCTTAGTCAAGGTCAAAGTACCTTTATGGTAGAGATGAGTGAGATGGCAAATATATTAAATAATGCTTCTTCTAAAAGCTTACTTATACTAGATGAAATTGGACGTGGCACAAGCACTTTTGATGGATTAAGTATTGCTTGGGCTGTTATTGAATATATTAGTAAGCTCTTGAAATGTAAAACTCTTTTTTCAACTCATTACCATGAACTAACAGAGCTGGAAGGAAAAATTAATGGAGTAAAAAACTATTGTATATCCGTAAAAGAAGAGGGTGAAAGTATAGTTTTTCTCAGAAAGGTTATAGAAGGCAGTGCAGATAAAAGCTATGGTATTCAAGTAGCTAAATTAGCAGGTCTTCCTAATGATGTTATACAAAGGGCACAATTAATATTAATAGATTTAGAAAAAAATGATATGGTCAAGGATAATGAAACTATTGATAATTCAAATAATAATCAAAACCAACAGTTAAACTTTGACGATTTCCATCGGGAAGAAATATTACAGGAGATAAAAAATATCAATTTATTAGAAACAACACCTTTAGAGGCTATAAATATGCTCTATTATTTACAAAAAAAAGCAAATGGGATTTAA